The genome window GCGCAGGCATTTGAATGCTTCTCCAGCGGGAGACAAGGAAAAAGGCGAAAAGAAGGGCCCGGAGCCCAAACGGGTTTCGGGCCCTTCAAACGCTTCTATGCTTTCTCTTCCCGGGATGCTCCGAAGAGCATCCGGAAAGAGAAGAAAGTCGGGACCCCGGGGCTTGGGGTCAGATGACCTCAGACCCCGGGAGTCTTCCGGTTTCGCGCCTTAGAAGGCGTAGCGGACGTTGGCGTTGAACGAGTTGTTCATGCGGTCGTCGCCGCCCGCCGTGAGGCGGTAGTTGAGACCGAACGTGAACGCGCCGTTCTGCGCTTCAACACCGAGGGTGCCCTGGACCGGGTTCGTGTCGACGACACGAACCGTATCGGTGATGCCGCCCGTGAAGGTGGCAACCGCATCCTTGTCGCCGAAGGTCGGGACAACGGAGATGTCAGCCATCGGAGCGAGCTTCCAGCCGTTCGTCTCGAAGGTCGAGGAGACCGCGACGCCGAGCGGGAGCTGATAGACGGTCATGTCGTCGTAGTCAGCACCGTACCTGGAGTCGTCCATCGAGAGACGGGTCATGCGGATGCCTGCATGCGGCGTAACCTTGGCGACGCCGGCGTCGAGAGCGTATTCAGCGCCGAGGCCAACCGTGAAGAGGTCGGCATCGAGCTTCTCGGAGGTCTTCCCGAAGAAGGAGGACGAGGTCGAGAGATCGTTCTCAACGGTCATGTAGCCCAAGTCGAGCATCGTGTTGAAGCCGCCGAATTCCTTCGCGGCGTAGAGCGACACGCCGTAGAAGTCCTGGTCGTTTTCAACCTTCTGGCCCGCGCCGACGGAGTTGCCGTCGCCCGTGCCGATGTTGAAGGCAACACCGAGCGTGCCGCCGCAGGAAGCGGTGTAGTCAAAGCCGAGAACAGCGCCGTAGATGTCGGCTTCATAGCCGGCATTGGAGCCGTAGAGGCGCTTGGCTTCGTTCGTCGTGCCGAAGACGTCGACCCACGGGGTCACGCCGACTTCGCCGCGGACCGCATTGACGTTCGCCTTGGAGAGGCGGCGGTTGATGGCGCCGACAACTTCATTCTGAGCGTCGAGGGAAGCGGAGAAGGCACCGCCGAGCGCGGCCATGTTGGTGGCAGCGTGTTCAGCGTTGACGAGGGAGTTCACGAAGGCATCTTCGTTGGCGTCCAGGTAAGCCCAAAGCGCCTTCTGATCAACGCCAGCCGCGAGAAGATCAACAAGGTGGTTGGGATTAGAGGAGTTGTCCGTGAAGTAGTCGGTTTCAAGAACGGTCTTCAGAGTCGTGCCTTCAGAAAGAAGTCCGGAATCAACAAGGTTCTGAGCGAGGTCTTCAGCAAACGCTTCTTCCCAGGAACCCATCTTCTGATAGATGGTGTTGGCGATGAGATTGGACGAGCCATCGTAGCCGTAAATGGCATCCGAAACATCGTTCCAGGTGTTGAAGCCGAAGGTGCTGAGGTCGTAGACGTTCGTCTCCTTGATATCAATCCTCACCTGACCGGCAGGAACATCATTGGTCGAGCCGGTGTACCAATAATCATTAGTGAACTGGAAGCCGCCAGTCACGTTGCCGACATTGATGACGTCAACATCCTTGTTGGCAACCTTGATGGTCGAAACAACCTTCGAGCTGAGATTGTCGAGAATGACGGTGTCGACAGTGATGTCGCCAGACTGCGTAGCCACGATGCCCTGAGTCTTATCGTAGCCGGCAACAGACGCGACATTACCCAGATCGATGTATGCATAAGACGGAGCGGCGTCCTTTCCTGCAACAGTGGGGGTTGCAGCAATCTTTGTCTGCTGGCCGACGTAGAGAAGACCGACCTTTCCAGCCGCAGTCGGATCAGCCAGATCCGCTTCGTAATCAGCCTGCAGTTCGGCGAGCTTCACCTTGGCCTGAGCCTCATAATTGCCGAGCGCAAGATAACCGCCAGTGACTGCGAGGTTGCCCGAGTACATCTGTTCAGTTTCAGTCGTGCCCTTCTTGTAGCCGATGGAGAGCGGGGTATACGTCGCCCCTGCTGCATCCTTGAAGCTCAGGGTATTGTCGCCAAGGATCGTCAGGCCGGCAGTCTTAACTTCCACCTTCGCGGCGGCATCTCCTGCAGCAATGTTGCCGAGCGTGAAGTTGCCGGCGGCAACCGTGACGCCATCCTTACCTACGGTCACCGTTTCATTTAACGTGCCGAAGTCGTCAGCGATCTGACCGAGCGTGACCTTATTGAGCGTAAGGCCATAGCCGGAGTCTTTTGAGGCATCGGCAACGATGACGAGATCACCGTTGGCATCACCACGAAGAGTAATTCCGGCAGCCGTACCATCAGCGCCGCCAATGACAACACTCGTAAATTTCTTGGTGCTGTTCTTCGCCTGCTTTACTTCGATCGAGCCAACAACTGCTCCCTCCGAAATTACCGTATTGTCAATAGCGACAGTAGTGCCTTCCGTTTCGAGCTGATGGACGACATCACTCTTTTCAACATCGTTGCCAACAGACTTAACCTCCTTCAGAGCTCCCTTGGCATCATCAGCACCAACGAACTTGCCGCCCTTGAGGTGAAGCGTGCTAGCACCATTTAAGACTGTTTTGGCCTTGGCATACTGAGCAGTTGTGTAGTCCGCGGCTCCAGTAAGCGTAACATCGGCGTTATCAGAGATCGTGAGATTCTTCTGTGCAGCAAGCGTGGTTGCGTCATAAGCGCCGTCCAGAACATTGCTGTAGGCAGTTGTCAGAGAACCACCGGACACCGTGAATTTGCCAAGCGTCGTATCGGCCCCTTCCGTGGTCAGCGTTCCGAGTGTGACAGAGGCATTCTTAGCTGCAACAGTTGCGCTCTTGCCGATCGAAACCGTATCCAGCGTAACCTTTGCATCTGCCCCGGTGATCGTAACGGAAGTGTTGTTCTCAGCAACAGTCAGAGAATTGACCTTCGTTCCCTTGCCACCGATAGAGACGGCGCCCTGGGCATTAACTGAACCGAGGGTAGCCTTGTCAGCGGCAGAGAGCGTAAAGGTCGCGGATTTAGCTACGTCGACCTTATCCAAGGTCAGTGATTTAGCAGCCTCAACAGTGAATGCGTCAGCTGCATAACCTGTACCAACAGTCACGTTGGTAGCAGAGAACGTACCTCCGTTAACTTTCATATTGGCAGTTGCTTGTGTGCCATCAGCAGCAGTGCCAATCTTGAGGGTTTCGATGGTCGTCGTTCCAGTCGAAGTGACCTTGTCAGCCGCAACGCCCTTCTCAACCGTCATGGCCGCAATAGTGGACTTGCCGCCGAGGGTGACCGAACCGTCTTTAGCAACGTTCAACGCGGACGTAACATTGAGAACGCCTGCCGTAGTACCAGCTTCGGTCGTAACCGAGCCCTTGACCACGTTGAGCGTATCAACCGTTGCAACACCGTTTTGCTTAACTTCAACGGTAGTATCAGCCTTGTTAATCGTCAGCTTGGCAGCTTCGAGACCGCCGTTCACCGTGACATTACCAGTGAAGAAAGTCGTGGCATCGCCAGCAAGCTCCTTCGTGGCTTCATTGGTCTTGTCGTCATAAGCGCCGACATACACATTGGTGCCCTTGACCGCGAAATCCTTAGCAACCGTCGTCGCGCCGTCAAAAATGAGGTCGCCGGCGTCAGTCGTCGCATCCAGGGTGGAGTTGACATTGATCGCAAGAGACTTGAAGGTCAGAATGCCTGCGTTCTGGAGAACGACATTGTTGAGATCAAGTTGCGTAGTGGCGTCAACCAGCGCTTTGGCATTGTCTTTAACAACGAGGGCAACGGAATCATTCTTCGACGAATCATTCTTATCAACAAAACCAAGTGCGACCGTGTCAGCCAGCTTCAACGTAGACACGCCACGATTCTTTCCGGCCGTGACGGCATTGGTGCCTTCGAACGTCACGGTAATGGTCTGCGCCTTATCGTCATCCTGGGCGGCAAGATCTCCGGCCTTAATCGTCAGGGTTGAACTAACCGCTTCGGAATTTGTTTCAGCAGTCTGATTCGTGGCCTTGATGGTCAGGCCGCCGGTACCGGTGAGAGTATTGACGGTAAAGGAACCGGCTACATCGGCCTTGGGCTCAACAACGATATTGCCGTTGACCAGATCGTAATTCTTGTCATCTGCAAGTTGAGTACCCTTCGTCACTGGCTTGTACTCTGCAGCATTCGCATCCCACGCAGTAATGCCCTTCAGCGTTTCCGTCGTGTTCGGCGTATCCGTTCCCTGAACCGTCAGAGTGGAATCCGTAATCTGGATGTCGCCATCCGTCGGAGCCGCCATAGCGACGCCAGCGACGAGGGAAGCCACCGCCGCAGCGATAACCGTCTTCACGGCCTTGCCCTGATAGGAAGAAGCCTTTTCGCTTGTCACGACTGTGCCGCGCGTCAGCGAGCGAGCCACTTTGAATGTCTTATTCATTTTTTGGGTTAACTCCAAATCAATTGATTTTGGTGAGGTTTTCTTGGCTCCTCCCGGAGCAGAAAACGCTCATGCCCGTCCGTCGGCTTCGCATGAGGGGAAGCCGCGCGGTTCGAGCACAGGCTTGATCCTAAAAAATGCAAATCAACGGGGGGGGGGGGTTAACCCTAATAATGATTAATGAATCAAGGTTTGAATTTGAAGATTCGATAAAAGAAAATGGGTAGGGGAAACGCTGATAAAGTTGTTTTGTGAGAAGCCTGCAACATGTATTCAGGGTTTTTACTCATACCTTTGAGATTTCAGACCCACCTCAATAAACTTCCGGCAGCGACTCGTCTGCCTTCTGCTGCGGCCACGGGAACTGCCGCCAGGCGCCGCCTTCGGATAGCAGCGACTCAAGCACGGTCGTCATCTGGTGGAGCGCGTCCTCGGCCGCATGCACGCTTTCCTCGAGCCCGATCCAGACGGCTGCAATCTGGATCGCCCGCGCGAGCGACTCCCAGGAGGAATAGCGAAGAAGGAGTTCCCCGCCGATTCTTTTCTTAAAGTGCCCGGCGTCCTCCACTGAAATCATTTCGCCAGCAATCGCCTTTTCAATGAGGGCGGCTCCTTTGAGAAGGTCATAGCAGCGAAGCGTCATCCAGGAAATTTCGCCTCTGAAGGCGTCGGCAAAAACGCGCTTTCGCTTCAAAGCTTCCTGGAGCGCCTGGTTCTGCGTCTCCACTTCAAAGCCGCTCCAGCCCATGACGGCTCTGTTCTTCCAGAGAAGCGACACCGAACGGGCTTCCAATACCCGGCGGTAGTCGGCGGCAAGGCCTTCACCCTCAACGTCCATCAGAAACGCTTCATTCAGATCCTCGCCGCTCATGATGTCGAGTTCTGCCGAAAGGTCGTGGAGAATCTCGCCCGTGGAGAGGTTTGAGTCCGGGATATCGCCCTTCGACCACCCGGTCAGCATGAGGGGAAGTCTTGCCGCCTCGCGCACGAAGGCTTCCAAGGGGAGCTCCTCCCAGAGGACGGGTACCGCGGTGCTCGCCCCGGGGTCCGGGAACCGCATCATGGTCTTTTTCAGATCACCGATGAGCGCCGCCATTTCCGGGTTCGGCGACAGGATTTCGAGTGTTTCTTCGTCGTCAAGCAGCATGGCGGAGACCTAGAGAGATGGAGGAATGTGAAATGAAAGTCGATGCGTCGGGAGTCCGACTACCTGCGGCGCTTCGTCTGCGAGCGCTCTGCGCCTTCGCGAGCGCGCTTCGGGGTGCCGGCGGTGCCCCTGAAGCCCGAAGCCCGCGGCTTCGGCTTCCGGGCGGGAGCCGACTTCTCATCGCGCGACGACGCTTTCGGCGGAACCGCTTCCTTTTTCAGTCTGCGCTTCCGGGTGAGATCGTCGATCGACGTGATCGTCATCTCGCAGGGATTTTCCTTGCAGTGGAACTGCGCCTCAAAGCGCTCGCCCGCAGAATTGATGAGGATAAGGGGTTCCGGGCGCAGAAGCGCGCGTTCCGTCGTCTGAAGAATTTCCGGGAAGGCCTTCAGCATCTTGGGACAAAGCTTTAAGGCTGCTCTCACGCAGTGGCGGCAGGTCATGAGGTCCGCCTTCTCCACGGGCTTGATCTCAAAGGCGGGCTGCATTTCGCGGCTCCCGTGCGCGAGATAGAAGCGCCTCGCGGCCGAGTTGGCGATGTTGGCTTTGTAGGTCAGAAACTTTTCCGGATAGGGAACGGCATCGTCCCAGGGCGCGCGTTCGGTATGGATGCGGGAGGCTTCGCGCATGGCGAGAAGTTCCTCCACTGCGCTTCGTCTCAGTTGGTTTGCAAAGCTTGCCGGCACGAAGACGTCGAGATTATCCGGAACGAAGATTTCCTTCGGGGAGAACGGCGTGTCGCCGAGCTTTGCGAGATTGGCTTTGAGAGACGCAATGTTTTTCTGCGGGTCAGAAGGCGCCGTGAGGTCGAGCGCTACGGAGGCGCTCGCGCAGTGAGTGCCGTCGGTTGCCATCAGGTCAAGCGAATCCTCATGCGAAGAGAATATGAGGTCGATCGGAATGCGCCGTTCGGCCGTCTTCCCTTCCATCGTCTTCATGAAGACATGGTCGCGGTTGCGCTTCAGTTCGAGTCCACGTTCAAGCCCTTCGAGCTTTTTCGGGGATTGCAGGAGATAAAGCGCCCAGAGATCCTTTTCCTTCAGATGTTCCGCACGATTGACGGAGATCCCGCGGATTTCCTCGTCGTCGGCGAGGTACGTGAGGCCGTCCCCGTTCGCCAAGGAGACGCCGGGAAGAGCCTTCACGACGAGGCGCTTCTCTTCAATCCGTTCAACCCGGCCGACGGGTTTGCCGGCATGCTTGGGGCTTTCGAGCTCGGCGAGCTCATAGGGCGCGTCGAATTCGCGGCCGTGAATGAAGTAGTCGGTCTTCCCGCGGTTGAAGACCTTGTCGGGGGAAGGCGCGAAGGAATAGGTGCTTATCCCATCGGACGTGCGGGAAAGCTCAGGCCGGCGCCGGATGATCTCGTCGATTTTTTCGCGATAGAAGGCCGTGACGTTCTTCACGTACGCCATGTCCTTCAAGCGCCCCTCAATCTTGAAGGAGGAGACGCCGGCGTCGATGAGGGCCTCGAGGTTCGCGCTCTGGTCGTTGTCCTTGAGTGAAAGAACGTGCTGCCTGCGGGCAAGGACCTGGCCAT of Sutterella faecalis contains these proteins:
- a CDS encoding autotransporter domain-containing protein, producing MNKTFKVARSLTRGTVVTSEKASSYQGKAVKTVIAAAVASLVAGVAMAAPTDGDIQITDSTLTVQGTDTPNTTETLKGITAWDANAAEYKPVTKGTQLADDKNYDLVNGNIVVEPKADVAGSFTVNTLTGTGGLTIKATNQTAETNSEAVSSTLTIKAGDLAAQDDDKAQTITVTFEGTNAVTAGKNRGVSTLKLADTVALGFVDKNDSSKNDSVALVVKDNAKALVDATTQLDLNNVVLQNAGILTFKSLAINVNSTLDATTDAGDLIFDGATTVAKDFAVKGTNVYVGAYDDKTNEATKELAGDATTFFTGNVTVNGGLEAAKLTINKADTTVEVKQNGVATVDTLNVVKGSVTTEAGTTAGVLNVTSALNVAKDGSVTLGGKSTIAAMTVEKGVAADKVTSTGTTTIETLKIGTAADGTQATANMKVNGGTFSATNVTVGTGYAADAFTVEAAKSLTLDKVDVAKSATFTLSAADKATLGSVNAQGAVSIGGKGTKVNSLTVAENNTSVTITGADAKVTLDTVSIGKSATVAAKNASVTLGTLTTEGADTTLGKFTVSGGSLTTAYSNVLDGAYDATTLAAQKNLTISDNADVTLTGAADYTTAQYAKAKTVLNGASTLHLKGGKFVGADDAKGALKEVKSVGNDVEKSDVVHQLETEGTTVAIDNTVISEGAVVGSIEVKQAKNSTKKFTSVVIGGADGTAAGITLRGDANGDLVIVADASKDSGYGLTLNKVTLGQIADDFGTLNETVTVGKDGVTVAAGNFTLGNIAAGDAAAKVEVKTAGLTILGDNTLSFKDAAGATYTPLSIGYKKGTTETEQMYSGNLAVTGGYLALGNYEAQAKVKLAELQADYEADLADPTAAGKVGLLYVGQQTKIAATPTVAGKDAAPSYAYIDLGNVASVAGYDKTQGIVATQSGDITVDTVILDNLSSKVVSTIKVANKDVDVINVGNVTGGFQFTNDYWYTGSTNDVPAGQVRIDIKETNVYDLSTFGFNTWNDVSDAIYGYDGSSNLIANTIYQKMGSWEEAFAEDLAQNLVDSGLLSEGTTLKTVLETDYFTDNSSNPNHLVDLLAAGVDQKALWAYLDANEDAFVNSLVNAEHAATNMAALGGAFSASLDAQNEVVGAINRRLSKANVNAVRGEVGVTPWVDVFGTTNEAKRLYGSNAGYEADIYGAVLGFDYTASCGGTLGVAFNIGTGDGNSVGAGQKVENDQDFYGVSLYAAKEFGGFNTMLDLGYMTVENDLSTSSSFFGKTSEKLDADLFTVGLGAEYALDAGVAKVTPHAGIRMTRLSMDDSRYGADYDDMTVYQLPLGVAVSSTFETNGWKLAPMADISVVPTFGDKDAVATFTGGITDTVRVVDTNPVQGTLGVEAQNGAFTFGLNYRLTAGGDDRMNNSFNANVRYAF
- a CDS encoding DUF1266 domain-containing protein, which gives rise to MLLDDEETLEILSPNPEMAALIGDLKKTMMRFPDPGASTAVPVLWEELPLEAFVREAARLPLMLTGWSKGDIPDSNLSTGEILHDLSAELDIMSGEDLNEAFLMDVEGEGLAADYRRVLEARSVSLLWKNRAVMGWSGFEVETQNQALQEALKRKRVFADAFRGEISWMTLRCYDLLKGAALIEKAIAGEMISVEDAGHFKKRIGGELLLRYSSWESLARAIQIAAVWIGLEESVHAAEDALHQMTTVLESLLSEGGAWRQFPWPQQKADESLPEVY
- a CDS encoding peptidase U32 family protein, which produces MTLHAGSWASVPPRTALELLAPARDADTGIAAIDHGADAVYIGGPAFGARAAAGNTLDDIARLADYAHRFDARVFVALNTLFKEDEVEAARRLAFEIQKTQADVLIVQDMGLLAGDLPDMELHASTQCDIRTPEKAAFLEAVGFSQLVLARELSLDQIRAVREKLAHARIEFFVHGALCVSYSGQCWMSEALTGRSANRGECSQLCRLPYDVETPDGQVLARRQHVLSLKDNDQSANLEALIDAGVSSFKIEGRLKDMAYVKNVTAFYREKIDEIIRRRPELSRTSDGISTYSFAPSPDKVFNRGKTDYFIHGREFDAPYELAELESPKHAGKPVGRVERIEEKRLVVKALPGVSLANGDGLTYLADDEEIRGISVNRAEHLKEKDLWALYLLQSPKKLEGLERGLELKRNRDHVFMKTMEGKTAERRIPIDLIFSSHEDSLDLMATDGTHCASASVALDLTAPSDPQKNIASLKANLAKLGDTPFSPKEIFVPDNLDVFVPASFANQLRRSAVEELLAMREASRIHTERAPWDDAVPYPEKFLTYKANIANSAARRFYLAHGSREMQPAFEIKPVEKADLMTCRHCVRAALKLCPKMLKAFPEILQTTERALLRPEPLILINSAGERFEAQFHCKENPCEMTITSIDDLTRKRRLKKEAVPPKASSRDEKSAPARKPKPRASGFRGTAGTPKRAREGAERSQTKRRR